The genomic DNA CACGCCGCTCCCGAACCGCTCCAGCGGCACGTTCACCTCGGGATCGTGAAAGGGCTCGCCGGTTTCGTACACGCGCCGCAGCATCTCGAACAGCCCCGTTCCCTCGAACTCCGGGAACACGTCGCGGAAGGGCCGGCCCACGGCGTTGGGCTTGCCCACCGTCTGCTCCCAGGTGGGGTTCACCAGGCTGATCACGTGGTCCGGCCCGGAGTACAGGGCCATCACGGCGGGCGCCTCGGCAAAGATCTGCTGCAGGCGGGCCTGCCCGGTCTCCAGCTCGGCGATCAGCCGCTCGCGCTCGGCCTCGGCCGCGCGCCGCTCGGTGATGTCCTGCACCGTGCCCAAAAAGCGCGCCGGCTTGCGGGCCCCGCCCTGCCCCTGGAACGACACGCGCCCCACGGCGCGCACCCAGCGGTGCTCGCCGTCGGGGCACACGATGCGGTAGTCGGTGGCGAACTCGCCGCGTCCCCCGGGGTCCATGGCCGCGGCCACGGCCACGTTCGCCCGGTCCTTGTCGTCGGGGTGCACGATCTCCAGGAAGGTGTCGTAGGTCACCTCGCCCTCCTGCGGCACCCCGAAGATCCGCCGCGCCCGCGGGTCCCACGCCAGCGCGCCCCCCGACACGTCCCAGTCGTAGGTGCCCACGTCGGCGGCGTCCAGCGCCAGGCGCAGCCGCTCTTCCAGCCGCTCCACCGCCACGCGCGCCCGCACCTGCTCCGTCACCTCCACCGCGTGGATGAGGATGCCGCTCACGGCGCCGTCGTCGCGCAGCGGCTGGAAGACGAAGTTGTAGAAGCCTTCCTCCAGCTGGCCGGTGCCGTGCCGGTCGATGAGCACCGGCGATTCGTTGCCCACCACGGCCTGGCCGCCGGCGTACACACCGTCCAGCATTTCGAAGTAGCCCTGCCCCGCCACCTCCGGGATCGCCTGGCGGATGGTTTTGCCCAGCACCTCGCGCCCGCCCACCGTGGCCAGGTACGGCGGGTTGGCCAGCTCGAACACGTGCTCGGGCCCGCGCAGCACGGCGATCATGGCGGGAGCCTGCATGAACAGCTCGCGAAGGCGCGAGCGCTCCGCGTCCAGCTGCCCGATCAGCCCCTCCCTTTCCTCGGCCGCGCGCCGTTCGGCGTCGACGTCGTCCAGCACCACCAGCGCATGGGTCATCTCGCCGCGGGCGTTGCGGATGGGGACGCCGGTGATCTGCACCCAGCGGCGCACGCCGTCGCCGCGCTCGTACAGGTACGGGTCCGGCCCGGCGGGGCGGCCGGTGGCGAGCACCCGGGCCAGCGGGTACTCGTGCCCCTCCACGCGCCGCCCATCGGGGTGGAAGGCCGTCCACTCGCGGTACGCCTCCACGCTTTCGGAACGCAGGAGCGGGTGCCCCAGGATCTCCTCCAGCCGGGGGTTTCCCATGACGATGGCGCCCGACGGGGCCTCGGCGATGATGATGCCCACGGGCGCGTTCTCGATGACGGCGGCCAGCTGGGCGCGTTCGCGTCCGGACTCCTCGATGGCGTGCTGCAGCTGCTCGTTGGAGGTTTCCAGCTCCACCTGCACGTCTTCCATCTGCTGGGCCTGCACCGTCAACTCTTCGGTCTGCGCCTCCATCTGGGCGGCCTGCTCCTCCAGCCGCCTGCGCTGCTCCACCATCTCGGTGACGTCCACCCCGTGCGCCAGGATCCCCGCGACGGCGCCGTCCGGCCCGGGAAGGGGCTGGTAGACGAAGTTGACGAAGCGCGCCTCCATCCCCGCGCCCGCCTCGCGCTGCAGCGCCACCGGCACCTCGGTGCCCACGAAGGGCTGGCCGGTGGTGTACACGCTGTCCAGCAGCGCCAGGAAGCCCTGCTCCACCACCTCGGGAAGGGCCTCGGCCACCGTCCTGCCCAGGATGTCGCGGTGCCCCACCAGCTGGTAGTACGGCGGGTTGGCCAGCTCGAAGACGTGCGTGGGCCCGGTGAGCATGGCGATGAAGGCGGGCGACTCCTGGAACACCGTCCGCAGGCGCGCGCGCTCCATCTGCAGGTCGTTCAGCAGCCGCCGGCGCTCCGCCTCGGCCCGCCGGTCGTCGCTGATGTCGCGCGCCTCGATGATGGTGCCGACCGTGCGCTCGCCGTCGCGGATGGGGCTGGCGGTAAAGGCCACGGGGTAGAAGTGCCCGTCCTTGTGGACGAACGTTTCCTCTCCCTGCTCGCGCATGTTCTGGGGAAACGCCCGGTCGATGGGGCACTCCTCCAGGGGATACGGAGTGCCGTCGGGGCGCGTGTGGTGCACGTAGTCGTGGAGCGC from Longimicrobium sp. includes the following:
- a CDS encoding PAS domain S-box protein; the protein is QRAEALAGQLREREARLADQTRQLRTVSENATLALFVMDEHQRCTYMNPAAEQLTGYTLAEVQGKALHDYVHHTRPDGTPYPLEECPIDRAFPQNMREQGEETFVHKDGHFYPVAFTASPIRDGERTVGTIIEARDISDDRRAEAERRRLLNDLQMERARLRTVFQESPAFIAMLTGPTHVFELANPPYYQLVGHRDILGRTVAEALPEVVEQGFLALLDSVYTTGQPFVGTEVPVALQREAGAGMEARFVNFVYQPLPGPDGAVAGILAHGVDVTEMVEQRRRLEEQAAQMEAQTEELTVQAQQMEDVQVELETSNEQLQHAIEESGRERAQLAAVIENAPVGIIIAEAPSGAIVMGNPRLEEILGHPLLRSESVEAYREWTAFHPDGRRVEGHEYPLARVLATGRPAGPDPYLYERGDGVRRWVQITGVPIRNARGEMTHALVVLDDVDAERRAAEEREGLIGQLDAERSRLRELFMQAPAMIAVLRGPEHVFELANPPYLATVGGREVLGKTIRQAIPEVAGQGYFEMLDGVYAGGQAVVGNESPVLIDRHGTGQLEEGFYNFVFQPLRDDGAVSGILIHAVEVTEQVRARVAVERLEERLRLALDAADVGTYDWDVSGGALAWDPRARRIFGVPQEGEVTYDTFLEIVHPDDKDRANVAVAAAMDPGGRGEFATDYRIVCPDGEHRWVRAVGRVSFQGQGGARKPARFLGTVQDITERRAAEAERERLIAELETGQARLQQIFAEAPAVMALYSGPDHVISLVNPTWEQTVGKPNAVGRPFRDVFPEFEGTGLFEMLRRVYETGEPFHDPEVNVPLERFGSGVLEDTWWNLVWRPLAGGGAHGRDILVHAVEVTAQVRARREVEAKADELGRLARQLEASNKELDQFAYVASHDLKAPLRGIANLSSWIEEDLGDRVTDEAREHLELLRGRVHRMEGLIDGILTYSRAGRVREEPEEVDVQALLEEAEDLLALPAGFEVRVPEPLPRMVTERLPLQQVFMNLLGNAAKYNTSPAPWVQVTAGDLGSAFEFSVADNGPGIAPEYHERIFGIFQTLQARDKVEGTGIGLSLVKKLVESRGGRIWVESPPHGGATFRFTWPRRADDVTGR